The Fusobacterium necrophorum subsp. necrophorum genome has a window encoding:
- a CDS encoding 5'-methylthioadenosine/adenosylhomocysteine nucleosidase — protein MRIGIMGAMHEEIIELKRDLEEDYHIEKIGDLEFMIGKLYGREVVLVEGGIGKVNAALCATLLNQHFQVDALLFTGVAGALHPEIEIADIVLGTELVEHDFDVTAFGYPLGKIPRMDVHAFPADPRILKVAEKVGNQIFGESHIFQGRILSGDQFVADLEKIQFLRETFDGYCTEMEGAAVAHVCHILGTPFLIIRSISDKANHEAQMDYPEFVKIAAKNSKKMIEGILQESIWEETL, from the coding sequence ATGAGAATTGGAATTATGGGAGCAATGCATGAGGAAATTATTGAATTAAAACGAGATTTGGAGGAAGACTATCATATAGAAAAAATTGGAGATTTAGAATTTATGATAGGAAAATTGTACGGCAGAGAGGTGGTATTGGTAGAAGGTGGCATTGGAAAAGTCAATGCGGCCTTATGTGCTACCTTGTTGAATCAACATTTTCAGGTCGATGCTCTACTGTTTACAGGAGTGGCGGGGGCTTTGCATCCCGAAATTGAAATTGCGGACATTGTATTGGGAACGGAGCTTGTGGAACATGATTTTGATGTCACTGCTTTTGGTTATCCTTTGGGAAAAATTCCAAGAATGGACGTTCATGCTTTTCCGGCAGATCCTCGCATATTGAAAGTGGCAGAAAAAGTGGGAAATCAGATTTTTGGGGAAAGTCATATATTTCAAGGAAGAATTTTAAGTGGGGACCAGTTTGTGGCAGACCTTGAAAAAATACAGTTTTTACGGGAAACATTTGATGGATATTGCACAGAGATGGAAGGAGCCGCAGTAGCCCATGTCTGTCATATTTTAGGAACTCCCTTTTTGATTATTCGTTCCATTTCGGACAAGGCAAATCATGAAGCTCAAATGGATTATCCGGAATTTGTAAAAATAGCGGCTAAGAATTCAAAAAAAATGATAGAAGGAATCTTACAAGAAAGCATTTGGGAGGAGACATTATGA
- the hprK gene encoding HPr(Ser) kinase/phosphatase, whose amino-acid sequence MESYRSISIREISEAMNLTVLNEGNLDLRVFRPNIYQVGYELTGFLATGSEELTDYINVYGQEESYYLEKLPSARKEEIVSKYFSLPFPALIISSAAIVSEEVLAIAKKYNKNVLRSQYLIIQTIRELKFYLLRQLWTEEVYKDYALMEIHGIGVLLAGYEDAKIGSMIELVGRGHRLITDKNVLIRRLGENDVEGMNMLEKTTEKDHFFIENHRGRKIDVTSHFGVKSTRKKKKINIVIYLEEWDEKKFYDRLGLDVEYEIFVEEKIQKITLPVRKGRNLAVIIETAALNYRLRRMGLNSAEYFLSQSQKVIKENQEKRGLKMGNKTMVMSVRKLKNEFDLKVIYGEDLIDSTYVETTNVFRPSLALAGHYELYQNLENRGVQVFSPVEFKFLESLSEEDRIDNLKRYLSYDFPMIVLTTGLHAPEYFMRLVKESKHILCRSPFRKPSQLIANFNNYLETYFAPTLSLHGVFVELYGFGVLLLGKSGIGKSETALELIHRGHRLVADDFVKFSESPTGDIIGKSARIPYFMEIRGLGIIDIKTLYGMGAVRIAKRLDLIIELKEQDEDSYITSVGDQVEKQEILGKSFQKETIYISSGRNAAVMVEILVMNTMAKILGYNAEKSFDLGMKQLNSED is encoded by the coding sequence ATGGAAAGTTATCGTAGTATATCTATTCGAGAAATTAGTGAAGCGATGAATTTAACGGTATTAAACGAAGGAAACTTAGATTTGAGAGTATTTCGCCCCAATATCTATCAAGTAGGCTATGAGTTGACTGGATTTTTGGCAACGGGAAGTGAAGAGTTGACAGATTATATCAATGTCTATGGGCAGGAGGAATCCTACTATTTGGAAAAATTACCCTCTGCGAGGAAAGAAGAAATTGTCTCCAAGTATTTTTCCTTGCCTTTTCCGGCTTTGATCATTTCTTCTGCCGCGATTGTATCCGAAGAAGTGCTGGCTATTGCAAAAAAATATAATAAGAACGTTTTACGAAGTCAATATCTGATCATTCAAACGATCCGGGAATTGAAGTTTTATTTATTGCGTCAACTTTGGACAGAAGAAGTATACAAAGACTACGCACTTATGGAAATTCATGGAATTGGAGTACTTTTGGCGGGATATGAGGATGCTAAGATTGGTTCCATGATTGAATTGGTGGGACGAGGGCACCGATTGATTACGGATAAGAATGTACTCATTCGTCGATTGGGTGAAAATGATGTCGAAGGGATGAATATGTTGGAGAAAACGACGGAAAAAGATCACTTCTTTATTGAAAACCATAGAGGGAGAAAAATTGATGTTACCAGTCATTTTGGGGTAAAATCCACTCGAAAAAAGAAGAAAATCAATATTGTAATTTACTTAGAGGAATGGGATGAAAAGAAGTTCTATGATCGTTTGGGTTTAGACGTTGAATATGAGATTTTTGTAGAAGAAAAAATACAAAAAATTACACTTCCTGTGAGAAAAGGACGAAATTTAGCAGTTATTATAGAAACGGCTGCCTTGAATTATCGTTTACGACGAATGGGATTGAATTCTGCAGAGTATTTTCTCTCACAATCTCAGAAAGTGATCAAGGAGAATCAAGAAAAAAGGGGATTAAAAATGGGAAATAAAACGATGGTAATGTCGGTGCGAAAACTGAAGAATGAATTTGATTTGAAAGTTATTTATGGAGAAGATTTGATCGATAGCACCTATGTGGAGACTACCAATGTATTTCGACCTTCTCTTGCTTTAGCAGGACACTATGAATTATATCAAAATTTAGAAAATAGAGGAGTTCAAGTTTTTTCTCCGGTAGAATTTAAATTTTTGGAAAGTTTGAGTGAGGAAGATCGAATTGATAATTTAAAAAGATATTTGAGCTATGATTTTCCCATGATTGTCTTGACGACTGGCTTACATGCTCCGGAATATTTTATGAGATTGGTCAAGGAAAGCAAACATATTTTATGTCGTTCTCCTTTCCGAAAACCCTCTCAATTGATTGCGAACTTTAATAATTACTTGGAAACATATTTTGCTCCCACTCTTTCTCTACACGGTGTGTTTGTTGAATTATATGGGTTTGGAGTTCTTTTATTGGGGAAGAGTGGAATTGGAAAAAGTGAAACGGCTTTGGAGTTGATTCATAGAGGACATCGCTTGGTAGCAGATGACTTTGTAAAATTTTCAGAAAGTCCGACGGGGGATATTATCGGAAAATCTGCGAGAATACCATATTTTATGGAAATTCGAGGGCTTGGAATTATTGATATTAAAACTCTTTATGGAATGGGAGCCGTTCGTATTGCTAAAAGATTGGATTTAATCATTGAATTAAAGGAGCAGGATGAAGACAGTTACATCACTTCTGTAGGGGATCAAGTAGAAAAGCAGGAAATTTTGGGAAAATCTTTTCAAAAAGAGACCATTTATATTTCTTCAGGGAGAAATGCTGCTGTTATGGTAGAAATTTTAGTCATGAATACGATGGCGAAAATTTTAGGTTATAATGCGGAAAAATCTTTTGATCTTGGAATGAAGCAATTAAATAGTGAAGATTAA
- a CDS encoding folylpolyglutamate synthase/dihydrofolate synthase family protein produces MMKIYSHSMFGIKLGLQNMERLCECLGHPERAYKIIHIAGTNGKGSTATTLEKILLEAGYRVGKYTSPHILKFNERIVANGVQISEEEIEYYYYQVEKIMKEEKIDATFFEITTAMMFSYFRDKGLDYVVLETGMGGRLDATNVSEATLCIITNVSLDHTEYLGDSIYKIAKEKAGIIKNCPKVIVADQQEEFLQAILEEKAELINVLNKYADAHYTLDFENFVTHIDIEGKQYRFSLFGDYQYHNFLCAYEAAKQLGISEDIIQKAAEKVRWECRFEVVSKEPLVILDGAHNPDGVRELVKIVKQHYQKREVAILTSILRDKDVKTMLEMMTEISDDILLTSLDDNPRGSTAEELFHIVNQPAIFSIEEDMKRAYDKLIKKNRKLNIICGSFYTLIKWKEEVQTDEIN; encoded by the coding sequence ATGATGAAAATTTATTCTCACTCTATGTTCGGAATTAAGTTAGGTCTACAAAATATGGAAAGATTATGCGAATGTTTGGGCCATCCCGAAAGAGCCTATAAAATCATACATATTGCGGGGACTAACGGAAAAGGATCCACTGCGACAACTTTGGAAAAAATTTTATTGGAAGCCGGATACCGGGTTGGAAAGTATACTTCCCCTCATATTTTAAAATTCAATGAAAGAATCGTAGCGAATGGGGTGCAAATTTCAGAGGAAGAGATAGAATATTATTATTACCAAGTAGAAAAGATTATGAAGGAAGAGAAGATTGATGCTACTTTTTTTGAAATTACAACGGCAATGATGTTTTCTTATTTTCGAGATAAGGGACTTGATTATGTAGTATTAGAAACAGGAATGGGGGGACGTTTGGATGCTACCAATGTTTCCGAGGCTACTCTTTGTATTATTACCAATGTTTCTTTGGATCATACGGAATATTTGGGGGACAGTATTTATAAAATTGCAAAAGAAAAAGCCGGAATTATCAAAAATTGTCCGAAAGTTATCGTAGCGGATCAGCAGGAAGAATTTTTACAGGCTATCTTGGAAGAGAAGGCAGAGCTAATCAATGTTCTGAATAAATATGCAGATGCTCATTACACTTTGGATTTTGAGAATTTTGTCACTCATATTGACATTGAGGGAAAACAATACCGTTTTTCTCTATTTGGAGATTATCAATACCACAATTTTTTATGTGCTTATGAGGCTGCAAAACAATTGGGAATTTCAGAGGACATTATTCAGAAAGCGGCAGAAAAAGTAAGATGGGAATGTCGCTTTGAAGTGGTTTCCAAAGAGCCTCTTGTAATTTTAGACGGAGCTCACAATCCTGATGGAGTTAGAGAATTGGTAAAAATTGTAAAGCAGCATTATCAGAAGAGAGAAGTAGCTATCCTAACTTCTATTTTAAGAGACAAAGATGTAAAAACCATGTTAGAAATGATGACAGAGATTTCCGATGATATTCTTTTAACTTCTTTGGATGATAATCCAAGGGGGAGTACGGCAGAGGAACTATTTCACATTGTCAATCAACCGGCGATTTTCTCAATAGAAGAGGATATGAAGAGGGCCTATGACAAGCTGATCAAAAAGAACCGAAAGTTAAATATTATTTGTGGTTCTTTTTATACTTTAATCAAATGGAAAGAGGAAGTACAAACCGATGAAATTAATTAG